The nucleotide window TGTTCCGTAAATAGTATGAATAGAAAATGTTGAACAATATAATATCAACAATATGAGGGAAAATTCATGGTCATTTCATAAAGCAAAGATGGCATAATGCTCAATCAGAAAATCGGCAAAGATGCCAATTAATTGGAAATAACTTTTTTAGCATCATATCCACATGATCAAGCTCCTGGGTTTCTCAAACATTGCAATACAATATAATTTGTGGTTCAAACAATTACTACTTGACACAGTTACGTCATCAAAAATTGACatattttaaatgtttgttAACATGGGGAAAAGCAAGGGAAAACAATGTCATCTCCACAATCATATACAGGTAAGATGGTTATTGTGAATACCGATGGCAAGGAAGCGATTTGACCAATCTCAAACAAGAAACTATGAGCAAATATGTTTCAAAGGAAAAGTAATatcacataataaataaataaattattcagtaaaactaaaaagaaaaataaaatataaaatatataaacttaaagatcaatgaagataagaaaatgagaatattaattataatcttAGACAGAAAATTAAAAAGCTAGGAAAACAACCAATCCCCCACTCAAGCTATACAATAAACTATTGAAAAAGCTTAATCAAGAAGTTATCTAGGAAAAtcgataagaaaaataaaacattatttgtAAAAAGAACAATAATTTTTTGAGAATCATTGTGCACCACCATTTGCGAGGTGAATAAGATAAAAACTCGCATAATCTAGTCATCAAACagaaaaagatatgattaggcAGGCCTAAACAAATTACCAACATTGAGAAgactataaattaaaaaaaaaaaagaattgtaaAATACATGTCCATAGagaatcataagaaaagaaccaTAAAAAAGTATTCCGAATAGGGCATATTACTTTGACCGCGGCACATTAACCCCGCACTAAACCATTTACCTTGTTCTTGAGCATTAATCCACACTTCACAAGCAGGTAGCGTTTTCTTCCATAACTTACTGTGTTCAGCATAGCACAGACTGCTACCATCACTGACTAATTAAGCGGGCATTAGCTCATAGTTAACGGTTAGgcaaaagaattcaaaaagCAGACCCACTCCTCTAACTATTGGCTGATAATGTCTCAGAAACTTCTTGCACTTCTTCATTTATTCCTTTTCCCTCATTGATTGTTAACTCAACTCAACTCAACAAAACCTTTATAAACAGGACCAAATGGCCAtcctttaaaaaatttcaattcataAAAATCACTAATTCACGAAACAAATACAACTAAAACAAAACCTAATTTGTTCCACTTGACAGAAGTTGGGATTTACCCATTCTTTCCAACTTCCTTCATTGCATTATCAATCTAAGAGCATTCCTACTGCACCTAGATGTATTAAAAAGTTAGTTCTTGATCATCATAAATACTTTTATTCTAAGCACTGTaaacaacatgaacaaaaaacatttaataaataagatGCACGATCTAAAAGAAATGTCATAGTCATTTCAGAAAGCGCGCATAGCATTGTCGGTATCACACCATCCATATAACATAAACGAAACGAAATAAGTCTTAGTTCATTATTTAACGACCGGGACAAGAACAACATTGGGGGTCCACATCAGTTGCAGCTTCTTCAGAAGGATGCAGATGTAGTCCCTCACAGGCAAAAGACTTCACTTCTTATCTCCTCTGCTTATTCATGCAACATCAAGTGAAAAAAGAAGATTTCTTATAAACACAaaccacaacaacaatatattgcagataaaaaataaacatcaacaGACAGCAATATCACCTAGTGCTGTTGGGTGGTGTCTGGCTAGGTGGTGGAGTTTCTTCATCCTCAGACGGTGAAGATGGCTCTCCTAGATGATTCCCACCCTGAATATTCATTAACAAAATTTCTTAGCTATACTCTTATTCTAATAAcagaaaagataaagataaacacTGGGAAAATCTTTCAAGCTTATATAAGCTTTCAACCACATCAAAGGCAAGTTGTGATTGGGGTGCAGTTGATGGCTGAACCTGAGGTGGAAAACTCAGCGAGCAAGCTGGGCTTGGTGGTGGGCTCAAATGTGGCTGCAGCAGTTCCCGAGAATAAGTAGCTTTAGCTTGATCATCAAAAATATCATCCACGTCATCATCCATAGAAGCATCCGCAGCAACAATTCTGCCTGTcaggaaacaaaataaaacaaagcattagTTGCATGTAGATCCATACTTCAGTTGAGAAATGTCTCAAAAAATTTTCTGAGGCGAGACTTTTCCATCAATCATGCAACTTGTAATAAATTATGTGGCAAAATTTGGACACAATAATGGAAGAAAGACAACTAACAGGTATGTGTTCACAATGGACACCAGTCaggccattttttttttgtcaaagtaaataaatgaaatataaaaaacctCAGTTACCGAAATCAAGAAACCACATACAAATCATCAAACTCAATTCGTCAACAAATCAAAtgacaaaatgaaaacaaaaccctaatccaaaaatTAATTCACATTAAGATCATTAAAGTCGTCAGATCAAGAAGCCAaatgacaacaaaaaaaaaccctaacgacaaaaaataataataataccctAAAGAGAGATCACATCAAATCAAGATTGGCGCGGAGCATCTCCCTGCCAGCCTGCATGTTCTCGTCAACGATAGCCTGCAAAACCGATCCCAAAATCATCAGAAATCTTAACAAAGAgagcataaaaaaagaaaagaaatggaagaaatgAAAACCTTGAGACTGTGCATCATCTCCATGAGCTGGCCTAGGGATGGAAATCAAGCAGGAAGCCATTGCCGGAGGCCGGAGAAACGCTAGGCCGGCGCCTTCTCGTTTCTCTTTGAAGCGTCTTCTCTACCGGCCTTCAACGGCGAGTTGAACTACTAATTATATATCTCTGCCGGAAAACTGTTAACGGATCGGGTCCACTTCGGAGCTTCGCTAAATAGACCCGAATCCGAAATGTCAACTTTTTTGCATTCTGCCCCCTCTCGGTCCTTGGTTGAAATGTAGAATTACATATTACTagcttttttctattttaaggTTTTCTTTTTAAGATAATTTCATGATTGGCAGTACATTTTATTCAATTGAAATGTCAAAATATTCACATTGTTAAAATTGAAACAatgttcttttaaaaaattaatatgccAAAGGCATTTAAAGCAACACACATTTTAATCAATTATGTCAAAAGGACTACTGAAACACATTGCCTACATCGAATACATGGATCAAAACTAGttttattctaaatttataTAGTTATTGCATTGTCAATTAGTACAATAAGTTTAAGttgattaacaaaataataaatttatttcaaagactacaaacaaaataaaatctaaatatgAAGATGTTCTTATAATTCCTGATGTATTATAAAGCTAACAAAATATATACGATAAAGAAGATTTCAAATTTTTCGGTGTTGAGATTAAaagctttttcttcaaaaaaatctattttgcttttcaaaatttataattctatTTTAGAGCAAGTAAAACTTGAAATATacatttttatactttaaaaaaagTTCACCAAGGCAAAGCAATAAAAAATGCTCTTCCAATGCATAACTGaaggaaaataattattattataataaataaattaattaattaattaatttaaaaaattatttttgacaaatgttTTACCTGTAATAATCAATTAGAAaagtaataattattttgatactCTATGAAAACACCAAAGAAAATATGTACTTAGCTCCACACCAAATGATATAAGCAGAGAAAAAACATAGCAGAATATAAGGGTAAAAATGCTTCTCCATGCTCAAGTTTATCCAATTTTATCCGGTTGCAATTACAATTTACACACACAGAGAGACACAGACACAGACATCAGACCTTCAAGACTTCAACAACAATTTATCGTCACAAAACAGAAGATATATCTCTTACATGAATTGAAAATAGTTAAGCAGgtaaaaagggggaaaaattaCAATCACTTGGAACAAATCTTCTGCAACAATAGAAACATTTCTACTTTGCCAATCTTTCTCAGATCACAAGCCTATAGattcaagaaaagaataaatacaCATTCATTTTCAACTAATTTATAATAGCTAATTTAATATGAGTTCCAATATGATGCTTTGCCAGATGTTCTAAATTCTCATGACTTCCCGGCCAAGCTTGGTTCATGAAGAGTGACTTGCCGCAGCATGTACAAAAACCTGGATATTTTCAGTGTTCTCCACAATACAGAGAGATatcaacaaaatttcaaaatgtcCAGTGTCTAAGAAAGTTGCCTGTCCTGCATTATTCGAAGATTCATTGTACTTAAATCAATTCAAGGTATACAGTTCAACTTACCTGAACAGATTTTGTTCAATCTGCAGTGTCCATGCATCTCTCAGTTTGTTACTCTTTGCAGAGCAATTCACTTGTCTGTAGGTTGATTTTCGAAATAGTGGCTCTTATTCGAGGGCGAACAGCAGGATCAGCATTTTTTTATCAGAAGAACTTTGGCTAGTTTAAACATCAAGCCACAGCATCCGGCACTGTTAGACCAGAACATTTCAACAAAATGGCTTGATTCAGATAACATTCTATCAACCTCATCAGAAGATTTGCATTGATAAGAAGACGAAGCTCAACTGCAACGACGACAGAAACCTAGAGTACAAATCAAGATTTTAGTTCAATACCTTACTGATTTCTAACGGCTAGCCAAAGGAGATTTCACTCTTTTTCAGGTGCTATATGCAAAAGTACAAGAAATGCATCAGTAAACGAAATTAGTTAGCTCAATGAACCTCTGATGCATGGCACTGATCATCCGTCAAGAAAGCATTGGCGGCAGCCCTGGCATGAGTTAGAAAGAACTGCTTTTTCCTGGAGCCTAGGTGCCCATGGTGCTCCTCTATGTTGCAAAGGATTCCCAAAGTTGAACTCCAAAATTAGACGTAAGAAGTTAAACTTGCCTGCATGATATAGACATGTAGAAGTAAGGAGTTCATTCAAATCCATGGTTATTTGCCACAAAGATAAGAAGCAACCACTACAGACAAAATACAAGTCAGTTCAAGTTCATCAGCCAAACAAATTTGTTCTCTTACGTAATAAAACAAATCAGTGCAAGTTCAAGaatggaaattaaaattaagggCCACTATGAACGTTGTTAAATGCCAAGAAAACAAGTGAATCCGCGAATTAAACTTGGGCCATAACATATTTCGTAAGAGACAgataaatataaacaagaaaactaaaaaaaggaGAACTACATCATACGAAAATCTGGAAGTTTAACCAGTTTCTTAGTCAAGAGAACTTCCCATTCTAGAAtgttcaacaagaaaaaaaatgcataaacaTGCATGCATTTACAAATCTATAGGTTGGCTCACTAGATTTCACAAGTGTAATTTTAAAGTAGTGATTCAaataactgttttttttttttcaactaaaacatactattaaaaaaaccaaaacttttCGGTATTTCAAATTGTTTGTTGAAATCAACAAAGGGAAAATATTTGCCATGATTTCACACCTCTACAATCATAAGTAGATGAGATAGGTACTGTGTATAAAGAGGCCAGCGGCTAATTGTGCACTAAGCGCAATGAACAATATTCAAAAAATCATgaacaacataaataaataacctaagAAAGCTTAAAAATACTTGCAAAAGTTTAAAAGATTCatgacaaaaataagaaaagggtaaaaataattgataatttaaaaatacaaaaagaaaaatgaagaaataaccAAAATAGAAAAGAGTAATGACCAACCCTCCTAAATAACTTAAAAAGATCAATCAAGAAGTTATCATGGAAGATCATATGATAAATACAACACTAATCAAGATAATAACTTAccaaaaatagggaaaaaaaaacaaacagacAAACAAAACAGTTCGGAACTGTGAAAAACCATCAGTAATGTGAATAAGACAAAAACTCTTGGAATCAActtatcaaagaaaaaatataatattttttaattaaacaactaaATGCACTTTTTAGACCCTTTTAACAAATTATCATAATTGAGAAAGCTATCAAAGacaataaaaagcaataagAAAATCTACATGTACTATAATCAttagaagaaaggaaaattatATCGCAACATGGTAATAGATGGTACCACATGAATAGCAGATACCTTGAATGGTGCACATTAACCATGTACTTAGGTATTAATTAAACCAGGCGTCACAACTAGATGGGTTGATTTCCAAGATTTATGGTTTTCAATGCTTAGCACAGAATActtcaattattaattaattaagagggTGCTTGCCCTTGGTGAATgcttaactaaaaaaattctcaataaGCAGATCCACTCCTCTAACTTTTGCCTAATAATTTGTGAGAAACTTCTTCCACATTTCCGTTAACtcccttcaaaaaaaaaaatatcttaactTGGGGAATGagcattcttttaaaaaaaaaatcattttatatatatcggCAATATCGCTCACCATAAAATAATACAAGTAACAAAATCTAACTATAGGCCATTTCAAAGAAGTGGTGCCTTAACCTTAATTACCACTTCCCTCACTACATCACAGACAAATAAACGAGACCAAAGACCATTTCTATAGGACCAAGACTATCAGCAAGGTAGTGGTCAATCAGCaaaaataattctatttttaagttatgtaaacaacataaataaaaaaagaattcaacAAATAAGACGAAAGCTAAAAGAAAATTCAGCCATTTGTAGTTAACATTGGTTATTGGTTCAACgttattagtttttataagAAGCTTCTTCTACTACTCGAGTGGTCTCATTTGTGGTTCACTGACTTCAAACAAAACCTACATAAACTTGGGGAAatgacaatttttaaaaaaatttaaattcacaaaatcacaaaaaccaAGAAATAACAGTAAGTCTAACTTGCCTCCactttttataattgttttgcCCTACTTTCACACTCACTTCACcacattataaataaacaagaaccaAGAGAATTCCATTACAAGTTAGTGCTTGATCAACATAATTGCTTTGAATCTAAGCtctgaaataaaaatgaatgaaaacaaaaattgaacAAATAAGATGAACAACCAAAAAGACAATCCATAGTCATTTTCGAAAGCAAAAATAGCATAAATTGGTATCACCATATACAAATATCATACGAGGTGCCTTAGTTGCAATTTTGTTCCATTTCAATCAAGGCAATTTATTTCACTGGAATGATCAACCAGAAAATGGGCAAAGATGTTACTAGCATTGGAAATTATTCAAATTACATAATCAAGTCTGTAGTTTTCCTGAAATATTGCAATTAAACAAAATGATTGGAATCATCACTATTTGACATGTCTCTACAATCATATGAGATGGTAATCTTGAATtgatataacaatcaagacatATCCAAAACTGGAACCATATAGAAAACCTGCCCAACCCAAATGGAGACCATATGGAAAACCTACCGCCAACACCAGAAGAAAAACCTAAGTAAATCTGCCCAATCACAAATGAGGATAAACATATGGGAAACCAATGGAGCGAGATGTACCAATAAGATTCACAAAAAGCAGCAAACAACAAACCTATACATTATTTAGGAAAGccgatataaaaattttaaaaataaataaagataagaaaaggatagaatcatttaaagaaaaagaaagaaagaaaagaaaattaaaaagaaacaagaaaaacaataaatcctATCTTGAGACTCcctaatttatcatttaaaaaaatcgaTCAAACTCAATAAGAAGATTTGGGAAGAATGAATTATaactgaattttaaaaattaaaaaaataaagatgaaaaagttAGAAACAACTGTACAGAACTGAGAAAGCTATATAGAATTGTGAAACCTATAATACACCACTGAGCAAGCTATATagaattgtaaaaaaaaaagaaattaaaacacacacacaatagtACGCGCACACACAAAATTACGTCCAGATACTAGTGAATAGGATATAACTTGGTTGGGGTCCACATTAACCTTGTAATAAACCATTAGCCATGCCCTTCAGCATTCACAAAGACTTCACCAGCAGGTAgcattttttcccaaaatttatGGGTGTTCAATGCTTAGCACAGACAAAAAccaatgattaattaattaagagggAATTTGCTAATACTGCACGGTCAACTAACTTAAGGCATTCAATGAGCAAAACCACTCGTTAACTTTCCGCTACTGGCAAGTGACAAGCTCCATCCACTTCTTCATCTCCCTCCTTAACAAAACTGCTCTAAGCAAGAGAAAAATGGCCATCCTCTAGAAAAATCAATTTGCAAATATCACTAATCCCTAAACAAACAAAGGTAACAACACTAAGCCTCGCTTGCTTCCACTTTACAGGAGTTGGGATTTACCCAAGCTTTCCCATTTCCTTCCTACATTACAAATAAACAAGACCTAAAGAGCATTCCTATCGCAACAAGATGTGATAAGTTAGTGCCCAATCAGCATAAATATTTCTAATCTAAGCTCTGCAgacaacatgaataaaaaacacTGAACAAACAAAATGAACAGTCTAAACGAAAATTCATAGTCATATCAAAAAGCAAAGATAGCATTACTGGCAACACAACATACACATATcataaacataaagaaaatagtCTAGTTAATGGTTTTATCAACTGAGATTATAACAATATTGGGGATCCACATGAAGGGCAGCTTGTTCAAAAGGATGCAGATATACTCCCTCACAGCGAAAGCCTTCATTTCTTTTCGCCTCTGTTTATTGATGCAATAtcaaatgagaaaagaaaattctTATAAACACAATGCACAGCCCTATATTGCAAAtagaaaacatcaacaaaaagaaatatcacCGAGCGCTCTTGGGTGGTGTCTGACTAGGTGGTGGAGGTTGTTCTTCTGATGACTCTCCTAGATCATTCCCAGCCTGAATATCAATTAACAAAATTTCTTAGTCAATCTCTTCTTCTAATACATGAAAAGAATGACACGCAAAACCAGGAAATCATTTCAAACTTATACAAGCTTAACCCACATCAAAGACAGGTTCTGATGCAGGTGCACTTAATGGCTGAATCAGAGGTGGAGCCACGACAGTTGCGCTTGCTGGTGGGCTCAAAGGTGGCTGCGGCAGTTGCGGAGAATAAGCAGCTACAGCTTGATCATTAGTTTCCACAGGCAGGTACGGGGGCAGCCCCACACAGATCAGCATCAACATTGCCTGTGATAAAACAAAGGCATAACATGAGTTGCTTATGAATCCATGCTTCAGATGAGAAATTCCTCCTCTTTTCCTCACTACCATATGTGAGCCATATGACTTCTAAATCATGCAACTTGCCGTGAATTTCAtgacaaaacacaacaaaaaagaaattgaagaaaaataccTTAATGGCCTATGTTCAGAATAAATCCAagcagcttttttttttttcccttttttgcaaaagtaaatata belongs to Dioscorea cayenensis subsp. rotundata cultivar TDr96_F1 chromosome 17, TDr96_F1_v2_PseudoChromosome.rev07_lg8_w22 25.fasta, whole genome shotgun sequence and includes:
- the LOC120280631 gene encoding lysine-rich arabinogalactan protein 19-like, with protein sequence MSKEKFPRETRAESMASQPPPGDNVREMYMELLWVTSQLKVLIDRNPQEAMEIFRAFPELARSFPRAMLMLICVGLPPYLPVETNDQAVAAYSPQLPQPPLSPPASATVVAPPLIQPLSAPASEPVFDAGNDLGESSEEQPPPPSQTPPKSARGEKK